The nucleotide window GTCTTTGTGTTCCGGTGGGCTGTAGATGGTATACAGCTTCAATGCCTCATGACCTGAATTTCTGATGTTGTGTTCGGTCCCTGCCGGAATGACGACCGCTGAGCCGTCTTCGAGCGGATACTCCGCGCCGTCGAGGTACGCGGTGCCGCGACCCGCCTCGACTCTGATGAATTGATCCAGCCGATGGGTTTCCGTACCGATATCTTCCCCCGGTCTGAGGC belongs to Candidatus Nitrospira nitrificans and includes:
- a CDS encoding cupin domain-containing protein; this encodes MGHYITNIEEATITNDMFRKVLFTAAHSQLVLMSLRPGEDIGTETHRLDQFIRVEAGRGTAYLDGAEYPLEDGSAVVIPAGTEHNIRNSGHEALKLYTIYSPPEHKDGVVHVAKQDAVRDHEDHYDGRTTAMLQQVSAP